A region from the Candidatus Kryptoniota bacterium genome encodes:
- a CDS encoding alpha/beta hydrolase has product MIIFLCVSFFTPAVIKGERTLTDQVENNDQVIHTQEVYKTVDTLKLKVDIFYTHQSFERENNTAIVFFHGGGWAFGTPSEFFTTCERYARMGIVTFSVEYRLSIENGVTPNKLISPIESVMDAKSAIRWVRENAGSFHIGKNKIVAAGQSAGGHLALCTAMIDDYNEKSDNLRISCRPDAILLFSACVNAVEGWCDHLLADRRNKIWSISPAHNIKRGMPPMIEFHGEYDDQVPIWTVQSFESAMNKEGNYFELHTYKGMRHYLGEGNPKYSRYFDDEILKLADNFLRKFNLLD; this is encoded by the coding sequence ATGATCATTTTCCTCTGCGTATCTTTTTTTACACCTGCTGTCATCAAAGGAGAGCGGACCCTGACTGATCAGGTTGAAAACAATGACCAGGTTATCCACACGCAGGAAGTTTACAAAACAGTCGACACCCTCAAACTTAAGGTTGATATTTTTTATACACATCAATCGTTTGAAAGAGAGAATAATACAGCGATTGTTTTCTTTCATGGCGGTGGTTGGGCCTTTGGTACCCCAAGTGAATTCTTTACAACCTGTGAACGATATGCGAGAATGGGGATTGTGACGTTTTCTGTAGAGTATCGCTTGTCAATTGAAAATGGAGTAACACCCAATAAACTGATCAGCCCGATCGAATCTGTAATGGATGCGAAATCGGCTATCAGGTGGGTTCGGGAAAACGCCGGAAGTTTCCATATTGGCAAAAACAAAATAGTTGCTGCAGGTCAGTCTGCCGGAGGTCACCTGGCATTATGCACGGCGATGATTGATGATTACAATGAAAAATCAGATAACCTTAGAATAAGCTGCCGCCCGGATGCAATTCTGCTGTTTTCAGCATGTGTAAATGCAGTGGAAGGCTGGTGCGACCATCTGCTGGCTGACCGCCGGAATAAAATATGGAGTATCTCTCCAGCCCATAACATAAAGAGAGGAATGCCTCCGATGATCGAGTTCCATGGCGAGTATGATGACCAGGTTCCTATCTGGACGGTACAATCCTTTGAAAGCGCCATGAATAAGGAAGGCAATTATTTTGAACTGCACACCTATAAAGGAATGAGACACTATCTTGGAGAGGGAAACCCAAAATATTCACGCTACTTTGATGATGAAATACTTAAGCTTGCAGATAATTTTCTTCGAAAATTTAATCTCTTAGATTAA
- a CDS encoding Gfo/Idh/MocA family oxidoreductase yields MRTRREFLRDAAIVTVGLASGLNAKSYSRIKGANERVNFAIIGLHGRGYAHLESVTANHNATISHVCDVDSRELDKFSVAVENKTGRAPTRVKDFRKLLDSNDVDAVSIATPEHWHTPMAIMALQAGKHVYVEKPSSHNPHEGELLVLAQKKYGRLVQMGNQQRSSPHTIEIIDHIKNGLIGRPYFGKAWYSNTRKSIGVGKIVPIPDYLDWQLWQGPAPRRSYKDNIHPYNWHWFWNWGTGETLNNGTHEVDICRWALGVNFPKTVTSSGGRYHFNDDWEFYDTLVTSFEYDGKLITWEGLSCQGKRSYGRDRGAAIEGTEGTVIIDRSGYEVFGLDDKKIDEFKIENKSTTQDLTSADDMTDAHFRNFINGIRTGEQLHSPIEEANISVTTLLLSNIAWKMNRALTLDVQTGHILNDTKAMEMWGREYEKGWEPRV; encoded by the coding sequence ATGAGAACGCGACGCGAGTTTCTTCGGGACGCTGCCATTGTCACAGTGGGATTGGCGTCCGGCTTGAATGCGAAAAGTTATTCTCGGATCAAAGGTGCAAATGAGCGGGTGAATTTTGCCATCATCGGTTTACACGGCCGGGGGTATGCGCACCTTGAGTCTGTCACAGCGAACCACAATGCAACCATCAGCCACGTCTGCGATGTCGACAGCAGGGAGCTCGACAAATTCTCCGTTGCCGTAGAGAACAAAACCGGTCGTGCCCCAACCCGGGTGAAAGATTTCAGAAAGCTCCTTGATTCCAACGATGTCGATGCGGTCTCGATTGCGACGCCGGAACACTGGCATACACCAATGGCGATTATGGCTTTGCAGGCGGGGAAACACGTTTACGTCGAAAAGCCGAGCAGTCACAATCCGCACGAAGGAGAGCTGTTGGTTCTGGCGCAGAAGAAGTATGGGCGACTTGTGCAAATGGGAAATCAGCAGCGTTCATCGCCGCACACCATTGAAATCATAGACCACATCAAGAACGGTCTTATCGGACGACCATATTTTGGAAAGGCATGGTACTCGAACACGCGGAAGTCCATCGGTGTTGGAAAAATCGTTCCCATCCCGGATTACCTGGACTGGCAATTGTGGCAGGGCCCGGCGCCCCGAAGGTCGTACAAAGACAATATCCATCCGTACAACTGGCATTGGTTCTGGAATTGGGGGACAGGTGAAACTCTCAACAATGGTACGCACGAAGTCGACATCTGCCGATGGGCACTTGGCGTTAACTTTCCGAAGACGGTGACGTCATCGGGAGGACGGTATCACTTCAACGATGACTGGGAATTCTACGACACGCTGGTCACCAGCTTTGAATATGACGGAAAGTTGATTACGTGGGAAGGTCTCAGTTGTCAAGGGAAGCGGTCCTATGGCAGGGATCGCGGAGCAGCCATTGAGGGAACGGAAGGTACTGTGATTATTGACAGGAGTGGATACGAAGTCTTCGGTCTGGATGACAAGAAGATTGACGAATTCAAGATCGAGAACAAGAGCACGACCCAGGATCTCACAAGCGCGGACGACATGACCGATGCTCATTTTCGGAATTTCATAAACGGCATTCGAACCGGAGAACAATTGCATTCGCCCATTGAAGAGGCGAACATCAGTGTGACGACATTGCTGCTCTCGAACATCGCTTGGAAAATGAACCGGGCGTTAACCCTTGACGTGCAGACGGGGCATATTCTAAATGACACTAAGGCAATGGAAATGTGGGGGCGCGAGTATGAAAAAGGATGGGAGCCACGTGTTTGA
- a CDS encoding sugar phosphate isomerase/epimerase: MAKESRREFLALAGAGALAGFLHDEAIPRGKNVEDSHSSPVAFTLGIASYSFRAFPLDQAIAMTKRLGIKKLALKDVHLPLKSSDEVIRATVDKLKAEGIELSSCGVVYMTNEDEVNNAFRYAKAAGLSYFVGCPDEPLLKLAERMVKQTGIALAIHNHGPTDNRYPSPESAYRLIEGMDKRMGLCIDVGHTRRLGLDPAHEVERFFDRLLDVHMKDVSSADAGGTTVEIGRGVIDIPKLVYTLARVKYSNTIHFEYEKDEKDPLPGLAESIGYVRGIIATM, encoded by the coding sequence ATGGCAAAAGAATCACGACGCGAGTTCTTAGCGCTCGCCGGCGCCGGCGCACTGGCCGGATTCCTCCACGATGAAGCAATACCTCGCGGGAAGAATGTCGAAGACAGCCATTCTTCTCCAGTCGCATTCACCCTCGGAATTGCTTCGTACTCCTTCCGCGCATTTCCGCTTGACCAGGCTATCGCAATGACAAAAAGGCTCGGGATCAAAAAGCTCGCTCTTAAGGATGTGCACTTGCCTTTGAAGAGCAGCGACGAGGTTATTCGGGCCACAGTCGACAAGTTGAAAGCGGAAGGTATCGAGCTCTCATCGTGCGGCGTGGTCTACATGACCAACGAGGACGAAGTCAACAATGCCTTTCGATATGCAAAGGCCGCAGGGCTCTCGTACTTTGTGGGATGCCCGGACGAACCTCTCTTGAAACTCGCCGAGCGCATGGTGAAGCAGACTGGCATTGCCCTCGCTATCCATAACCACGGCCCGACGGACAATCGGTATCCTAGCCCGGAGAGCGCGTACCGGCTTATCGAGGGAATGGACAAGAGGATGGGTCTCTGCATCGATGTCGGGCACACGCGGCGACTGGGACTGGATCCAGCCCATGAAGTCGAGAGGTTCTTCGATCGTCTCCTCGATGTCCATATGAAAGATGTCAGTTCCGCAGATGCCGGCGGGACAACAGTAGAAATTGGCCGGGGGGTGATTGACATCCCAAAACTTGTGTATACCCTTGCCAGAGTCAAGTATTCGAACACGATTCACTTTGAGTATGAGAAAGACGAAAAAGATCCTCTCCCGGGTCTTGCGGAGTCCATCGGCTACGTGCGTGGTATCATCGCAACGATGTAA
- a CDS encoding DUF1080 domain-containing protein has product MLVIRSLVNVSVLFLFLTFLSLGQQATHEVNASNTLTEKELKEGWKLLFDGKTTNGWRGAYRDTFPEKGWEVRDGMLIVEASGGGEAANGGDIVTVDEYSSFDLMVDFKLTEGANSGIKYFVTEKQKKSPGSAIGLEYQLLDDARHPDAKLGLNGNRTLASLYDLFPAVNKHPNPIGAWNTARILVKGMRVEHWLNGIKVLEYERGGKEFLAHKAESKFKDMPDFGIAAKGHILLQDHGYQVFFRNVKIRILQ; this is encoded by the coding sequence ATGCTTGTCATCAGGTCGTTAGTTAATGTGTCTGTCCTGTTCCTCTTCCTCACATTTCTCTCTTTGGGTCAACAAGCGACACACGAGGTCAATGCTTCGAACACGCTCACCGAAAAGGAACTGAAAGAAGGCTGGAAGCTTCTGTTTGACGGAAAAACCACCAATGGTTGGCGTGGGGCATATCGCGATACGTTTCCTGAGAAAGGGTGGGAGGTGCGCGACGGCATGCTCATCGTCGAGGCTTCAGGAGGAGGCGAGGCAGCGAACGGCGGCGATATTGTGACTGTGGATGAATACAGTAGTTTTGATTTGATGGTGGATTTCAAACTCACCGAAGGCGCCAACAGCGGAATCAAGTACTTCGTTACCGAAAAACAGAAAAAGAGCCCTGGTTCCGCTATCGGCCTCGAATACCAGTTGCTCGATGATGCCAGGCATCCGGACGCAAAACTCGGTCTCAACGGCAATCGGACGCTCGCGTCGTTGTACGACCTCTTTCCGGCGGTCAACAAACATCCGAACCCCATAGGTGCCTGGAACACCGCACGAATCCTGGTCAAGGGAATGCGTGTGGAGCACTGGCTCAATGGGATAAAGGTTCTCGAATATGAGCGCGGTGGAAAGGAATTCCTGGCTCATAAAGCAGAAAGTAAATTCAAGGATATGCCGGATTTCGGCATCGCCGCAAAGGGACACATCCTGCTTCAAGATCACGGGTATCAGGTATTCTTCCGCAATGTGAAGATCCGGATTCTGCAATAA